In Euphorbia lathyris chromosome 9, ddEupLath1.1, whole genome shotgun sequence, the following are encoded in one genomic region:
- the LOC136205321 gene encoding uncharacterized protein: MELYRNKNGQTSTPDPQNPNNGKSHSIDESPFSTDDFDSTCSTPYVSAPSSPGRAPTNGGFYYSCPASPMHFAITSTSVTYSASAVSSPDRGGNSSVPMGYEFEFSAKLGMTGSGHTGSMSSADELFLNGQIRPMKLSTHLERPQVLAPLLDLENEEEDDDDDEIKNGGRMRGRDLRLRDKSVRRRTRSMSPLRSNSFEYADDDEDKKKSQICSSSINESCLDLDSSNENIKTEEEEAITPSVSASSSRSSSAGRNSKRWVFLKDFLYRSKSEGRSNNKFWSNISFSPAKEKKPMNQKISPPLENNQKLKGNSQNSSGKKPVNGVGKRRIPTSPHELHYKASKAQAEEMRKKTFLPYRQGLLGCLGFSSKGYGAMNGFARALNPVSSR, from the coding sequence atggaGCTATATCGTAACAAAAATGGCCAAACCTCTACTCCAGACCCTCAAAACCCTAACAATGGCAAATCTCACTCCATTGACGAATCTCCCTTCTCTACCGACGATTTTGACAGTACTTGTTCCACTCCTTATGTTAGTGCTCCTTCTAGCCCCGGCCGTGCTCCCACTAATGGCGGTTTCTATTACAGTTGTCCCGCTAGCCCAATGCACTTCGCTATCACCTCAACTTCCGTTACTTACTCTGCTTCCGCCGTTTCTTCCCCCGATAGAGGCGGAAACAGTTCTGTTCCTATGGGATACGAGTTCGAGTTCTCGGCGAAACTAGGGATGACCGGGTCGGGTCACACCGGGTCAATGAGCTCAGCGGACGAGTTGTTCTTGAACGGTCAGATCCGTCCGATGAAGCTGTCGACGCATTTGGAGCGGCCTCAGGTGCTTGCTCCTCTGTTAGATCTcgaaaatgaggaagaagatgacGATGATGATGAAATCAAGAATGGCGGAAGAATGAGGGGTAGAGATCTGAGATTGCGAGATAAATCTGTGAGGAGAAGAACTAGATCTATGTCGCCATTGAGGAGTAATTCATTTGAGTAtgcagatgatgatgaagacaAGAAGAAATCTCAGATCTGTAGCTCAAGCATTAATGAGTCATGTTTGGATTTGGATTCTTCAAATGAGAACATCaaaaccgaagaagaagaagcgatTACTCCATCAGTCTCTGCATCTTCTTCTAGATCTTCTTCAGCTGGTAGAAATTCAAAAAGATGGGTTTTCTTGAAAGATTTTCTCTACAGAAGTAAAAGTGAAGGAAGAAGCAATAACAAGTTCTGGTCTAACATATCTTTCTCACCAGCCAAAGAGAAGAAACCTATGAATCAGAAAATCAGTCCTCCATTGGAGAACAATCAGAAATTGAAGGGAAATAGTCAAAATTCATCAGGAAAAAAGCCAGTAAATGGAGTAGGAAAGAGGAGAATTCCAACTTCACCACATGAATTGCATTACAAAGCAAGTAAAGCACAAGCtgaagaaatgaggaagaagacaTTCTTGCCTTATAGACAAGGTTTACTTGGATGTTTAGGGTTTAGTTCCAAGGGATATGGAGCCATGAATGGATTTGCTAGAGCTCTGAATCCAGTTTCCTCAAGGTAA